The Stratiformator vulcanicus genome has a segment encoding these proteins:
- a CDS encoding helix-turn-helix domain-containing protein, translated as MREFETTLIETAMADMAVDAAEKTEGELVDAARTAVSQCNWTVGECAAEWTKKYARGRTDADFARLVGLSPDQVYQRRRVWERFGLEFRPESGLKWSHYYVALNWEDADACLEWAEENSATVAELRAWRRVLHGDEDPSAESPPDPFGGDPSITFLSNTPTEVKAPGDWQPGEGGGEGPYQKGTAEQEMAAAVARSAGENGDYAPFRPDAASPGPGESNGSARKEPPTPEQLAKKIASGLERFTAALTDDLIEDMRSLPEAKRTRIFVAAEELMEKLASLR; from the coding sequence ATGCGCGAATTCGAGACGACTCTGATCGAGACGGCAATGGCAGACATGGCGGTTGATGCGGCGGAAAAGACCGAAGGGGAACTCGTTGACGCGGCGCGAACGGCCGTCAGCCAATGCAATTGGACGGTCGGCGAGTGCGCGGCCGAATGGACGAAAAAATATGCCCGCGGTCGAACCGATGCCGATTTCGCCCGGCTCGTCGGTCTCAGCCCGGATCAGGTTTACCAGCGCCGACGCGTTTGGGAGCGATTCGGTCTGGAGTTTCGTCCTGAGTCCGGCCTCAAGTGGTCGCACTACTACGTCGCATTGAATTGGGAGGACGCCGACGCCTGTCTGGAGTGGGCCGAAGAGAATTCCGCGACCGTCGCCGAATTGCGTGCCTGGCGTCGTGTGCTCCACGGAGACGAAGATCCCTCGGCCGAGTCCCCGCCGGACCCGTTCGGGGGCGATCCGTCGATCACGTTTTTGTCGAACACACCGACAGAGGTGAAGGCGCCCGGAGATTGGCAGCCGGGTGAGGGTGGGGGAGAGGGTCCGTATCAAAAAGGAACTGCCGAACAAGAGATGGCGGCTGCGGTCGCCCGATCGGCGGGCGAGAACGGTGATTACGCCCCATTCCGTCCCGACGCCGCCTCCCCCGGGCCGGGGGAAAGCAACGGGTCGGCTCGCAAAGAGCCACCCACGCCGGAACAACTTGCCAAAAAGATTGCGTCCGGACTCGAACGCTTTACGGCAGCGCTCACGGACGACTTAATCGAAGATATGCGGTCGCTGCCCGAAGCAAAACGAACGCGAATTTTCGTCGCTGCCGAAGAACTGATGGAGAAGCTGGCTTCGCTGCGCTGA
- a CDS encoding serine/threonine protein kinase has protein sequence MSTKRRMGPFILERKLGVGGMGVVYQATYIETGRKVALKALSPGLASNEQLNKRFEREMQILKRLRHENVVQYFGGGKSGGQLYYAMELMEGGSVEDVLAKKKRLPWEEALDITRQVAQALEYSHNQGVIHRDLKPANLFIGKEGRIKLGDFGIARDTGATALTAAGKTVGTYAYMAPEQIASTPPVSNKTDLYALGCVSFELLTGRTPFDATTPAEMLFMHLNDDPPRVREFNNDCPVWFEEVIDRLLEKKPEDRYFDALATQVALDDVKTKVEQQLSFIGRTSAGTSRATKVSKEDRDLIRTLKGETRKKKRKKKKPLLEQTWFLATCLAALLIGVGGLTYWNMFPSEERLYVYSNELMASDSPSDWDDARRRYIEQLLSRFPDGRYAEEAQGWIDRIEMSKRERQAITRARLSQPPRSAAEQLFVEAWQFQRFGDRVTALEYYEDMANILASAESTEDNQIFLRLANSKIAAIKAEGGLRNRDELLRESMGEAYRQYREGNLLEAKKVWEGVINLYGHVAECAVYVELARQFESHRPGEMIDFELPDWMAAEAEPAAIDESPVTDDLP, from the coding sequence ATGAGCACCAAGCGACGCATGGGTCCGTTCATTCTGGAGCGCAAGCTCGGCGTGGGGGGTATGGGCGTTGTTTACCAGGCGACCTACATCGAAACCGGACGGAAGGTGGCGCTCAAAGCGCTATCGCCGGGCCTTGCATCCAACGAGCAGCTCAACAAGCGCTTCGAACGCGAGATGCAGATTCTGAAGCGACTGCGGCACGAAAACGTGGTGCAATATTTCGGCGGGGGCAAAAGCGGCGGTCAGCTCTATTACGCGATGGAACTGATGGAGGGGGGATCGGTCGAAGACGTCCTCGCGAAGAAGAAGCGGCTTCCTTGGGAAGAAGCCCTCGACATCACCCGGCAGGTCGCCCAGGCGCTGGAGTACTCACACAACCAAGGCGTGATTCACCGCGACTTAAAGCCGGCGAACTTATTCATCGGTAAAGAAGGCCGGATCAAACTCGGCGACTTCGGGATCGCCCGCGATACCGGCGCGACGGCGCTGACGGCGGCCGGCAAGACGGTCGGAACTTACGCCTACATGGCCCCGGAGCAAATCGCGAGCACTCCGCCGGTTTCTAATAAGACTGACCTGTACGCGCTGGGGTGTGTCAGCTTTGAGCTACTGACGGGGCGCACGCCGTTCGATGCGACGACGCCGGCGGAGATGCTGTTCATGCATCTGAATGATGACCCGCCGCGGGTCCGCGAATTCAATAACGACTGCCCCGTATGGTTTGAGGAAGTCATTGATCGACTGCTCGAGAAAAAACCGGAGGATCGTTACTTCGATGCGCTCGCCACGCAGGTGGCGCTCGACGACGTCAAAACGAAGGTCGAGCAGCAACTCAGTTTCATCGGGCGCACGAGCGCGGGAACGTCTCGGGCGACGAAAGTGAGCAAGGAAGATCGCGATCTCATCCGCACGCTCAAAGGCGAGACTCGCAAGAAGAAACGGAAAAAGAAAAAGCCTCTGCTGGAGCAGACATGGTTTTTGGCGACCTGTCTGGCGGCGTTGTTGATCGGAGTCGGCGGCCTGACCTATTGGAACATGTTCCCCAGTGAAGAGCGGTTGTACGTCTACTCCAACGAATTGATGGCCAGCGACAGCCCGTCCGACTGGGACGACGCCCGACGCAGGTACATTGAGCAATTGCTCAGCCGATTCCCCGACGGGCGATATGCGGAGGAAGCTCAGGGTTGGATCGACCGCATCGAAATGTCGAAGCGGGAACGACAGGCGATCACGCGGGCGCGACTGAGCCAACCGCCGAGATCGGCTGCCGAGCAGCTCTTCGTCGAAGCGTGGCAGTTTCAGCGGTTCGGCGACCGCGTCACGGCCCTCGAATACTATGAGGACATGGCCAATATTCTCGCCAGCGCCGAATCGACCGAAGACAATCAAATATTTCTGAGGCTGGCCAACTCGAAGATCGCGGCGATCAAAGCCGAAGGCGGATTGCGAAACCGCGACGAGTTACTTCGCGAGTCGATGGGCGAAGCGTACCGGCAGTACCGCGAGGGAAATCTGCTCGAAGCGAAGAAAGTCTGGGAGGGCGTGATCAATCTTTACGGCCACGTCGCCGAGTGCGCGGTTTACGTGGAACTCGCGCGGCAGTTCGAATCACATCGGCCGGGCGAGATGATTGACTTCGAACTACCCGACTGGATGGCCGCCGAAGCCGAGCCTGCGGCCATCGATGAGTCGCCCGTGACGGACGACTTGCCCTGA
- a CDS encoding MFS transporter has product MATYQVLLRLAWVFKTETVFIPAFLQSIAGPAWVQGCLPVLNRLGQSVPPILASDSIRDTPKKKWLLLVTTAGMGLCFAVICGLIALRDQPWVAVAAAPLFLSAYCLFFAMTGLNQVVFGTLQGKLIRADRRGRLLGIAGVVGSVLSVTAIFLVLGGWSGDEASDFLLPFGITAFGMFVAATIAIALAEPADDNSNHPAKRFSFGPVFEVLRGDRNFRVLAVCAMLFMAAYSLFPHYVTLVRQSEGASGRDLIYFVVSQNIGVGLFSVVIGRIGDRLGNRMAVRSSVLINSTVPALALLTFEFGSSIWFMIPYFVLGMMPVTFRALTNYTLELTAVENHARYISTLRLCLAVPIVTAIPIGILVGWLGHLPVFLGGTVLILLAFAGTFLLDEPRFRATAAGGTD; this is encoded by the coding sequence ATGGCGACGTATCAGGTCTTGTTGCGTCTGGCGTGGGTTTTCAAAACGGAAACGGTCTTCATCCCCGCGTTCTTGCAGTCGATCGCGGGGCCGGCTTGGGTTCAGGGATGCCTGCCCGTACTCAATCGGTTGGGGCAGAGTGTGCCGCCGATTCTCGCGTCCGACAGCATCCGCGATACGCCGAAAAAGAAGTGGCTGCTGTTGGTGACGACGGCGGGAATGGGGCTGTGCTTTGCGGTAATTTGCGGATTGATCGCGTTGCGAGATCAGCCCTGGGTGGCCGTTGCGGCGGCTCCGTTGTTTCTGTCGGCTTATTGCCTGTTCTTCGCGATGACCGGTCTGAACCAAGTCGTGTTTGGAACGCTGCAGGGCAAACTGATCCGGGCTGACCGCCGCGGTCGGTTACTCGGAATCGCAGGAGTAGTGGGGTCGGTCTTATCGGTGACGGCCATCTTTCTCGTACTAGGCGGGTGGTCGGGAGATGAAGCGTCCGATTTCTTACTGCCGTTCGGGATTACGGCGTTCGGTATGTTCGTCGCCGCGACGATCGCGATCGCGCTCGCGGAACCGGCAGATGACAACTCGAATCATCCTGCGAAGCGATTTTCGTTCGGCCCGGTCTTTGAGGTCCTGCGCGGGGATCGCAACTTCCGTGTGTTGGCGGTCTGCGCGATGCTGTTTATGGCTGCGTACTCGCTGTTTCCGCACTATGTGACGCTGGTGCGGCAATCCGAGGGTGCGTCGGGGCGGGATTTGATCTACTTCGTCGTGTCGCAGAATATCGGCGTCGGACTATTTAGCGTGGTGATCGGACGGATCGGCGACCGGCTTGGCAATCGCATGGCGGTGCGCAGCAGCGTGCTCATCAATTCAACCGTTCCGGCCCTCGCACTGCTGACCTTTGAGTTCGGGTCGTCGATTTGGTTTATGATCCCATACTTCGTGCTCGGGATGATGCCGGTCACCTTTCGGGCGTTGACGAACTACACGCTCGAACTGACCGCAGTCGAGAATCACGCGCGCTATATCAGCACGCTCCGGCTCTGTCTGGCGGTGCCGATCGTTACGGCGATACCGATCGGAATCCTCGTCGGTTGGCTGGGACATCTGCCGGTCTTTCTGGGCGGCACGGTGCTGATTCTCCTCGCGTTCGCGGGCACGTTTTTGTTGGACGAGCCGAGGTTTCGCGCTACGGCTGCAGGCGGCACCGATTGA
- a CDS encoding CCA tRNA nucleotidyltransferase — protein MTNDPTPDETFATDVVRRLTAAGHTALFAGGCVRDLVLGKLPKDYDVATDARPEQVRDLFGRRRTLAVGESFGVIIVLPPRKSGAQQVEVATFRTEGPYLDGRRPEAVSFATPEEDASRRDFTINGMFYDPLAKQARDYVGGQRDIKRAVVRAIGDPHERMTEDKLRLLRAVRFAATLEFELEHETGEAIRRMAVDLTMVSAERIGEELKRMLADQHRRRAVLLLADTQLWPVIFPELRDLPRLEEQRWERMTAALALLETDRFEPALAIIAAEMFDAIDPASVRFPEHKPEGLDEVHDLCRRLRLSNEETDRVCWLAARLPSIAAFNRLSLPQKKRLLAHADAPLLLQTAEAVMAANSDDHEPIRLATEILARGEHELKPPPLLSGKDLIDLGLRPGPQFKAILDDVRDQQLAEEIATPEAALIEARYRIDAIE, from the coding sequence ATGACGAATGACCCGACACCCGACGAAACCTTCGCTACTGACGTCGTACGACGTTTGACCGCCGCCGGGCACACCGCCCTGTTCGCCGGCGGTTGTGTGCGAGACCTCGTACTCGGCAAACTTCCGAAAGACTACGACGTCGCCACCGATGCTCGACCGGAGCAGGTCCGCGATCTCTTCGGCCGACGACGCACGCTCGCCGTGGGCGAGAGCTTCGGCGTGATTATCGTATTGCCGCCACGGAAGTCAGGGGCGCAACAGGTCGAGGTCGCAACATTTCGCACCGAAGGCCCCTATCTCGATGGTCGAAGGCCCGAAGCGGTCTCGTTCGCGACGCCCGAAGAAGACGCCAGCCGACGCGACTTCACGATCAACGGCATGTTCTACGACCCGCTTGCCAAACAAGCCCGCGACTACGTCGGCGGCCAGCGCGACATCAAGCGGGCAGTCGTGCGGGCCATCGGCGATCCCCACGAGCGGATGACCGAGGACAAGCTTCGGCTGCTTCGCGCCGTCCGTTTTGCCGCGACGTTGGAATTCGAACTCGAGCACGAAACCGGCGAGGCGATCCGCCGGATGGCCGTCGATCTGACGATGGTCAGTGCCGAACGGATCGGTGAAGAGTTGAAGCGAATGCTCGCAGACCAACACCGCCGTCGTGCCGTGCTATTACTTGCTGATACGCAGTTGTGGCCGGTGATATTCCCCGAGTTGCGTGACCTGCCTCGATTGGAAGAGCAACGCTGGGAACGGATGACGGCGGCACTCGCCCTATTGGAGACCGATCGCTTCGAGCCCGCACTGGCGATCATTGCTGCCGAGATGTTTGACGCGATCGACCCGGCGTCGGTGAGATTCCCGGAACATAAGCCGGAAGGACTCGACGAAGTCCACGATCTCTGCCGGAGACTGAGGCTATCGAACGAAGAAACAGACCGGGTCTGCTGGCTTGCCGCCCGGCTTCCGTCGATCGCCGCATTCAATCGCCTGTCACTTCCGCAGAAGAAACGTCTCTTGGCTCACGCCGACGCCCCGCTGCTCCTGCAAACCGCGGAGGCAGTGATGGCGGCAAACAGCGACGACCACGAGCCGATTCGACTCGCCACAGAGATATTGGCACGAGGCGAACACGAATTGAAACCTCCGCCGCTGCTGTCGGGAAAGGACCTCATCGACCTGGGCCTCCGGCCTGGCCCGCAGTTTAAAGCGATCCTCGACGATGTCCGCGATCAGCAACTGGCCGAAGAAATCGCCACACCCGAAGCAGCCCTCATCGAGGCGCGATACCGCATTGACGCAATCGAATAA
- a CDS encoding PSP1 C-terminal domain-containing protein: MPDQVLIRYGKVPEVAKFAVPAGLAFERDEALVVRGPTGAVLGEPLEPRAAGTDEEEVDEKSFHVLRLADETDRERATALRMQCEAEFVDWLQRIEDWNLELDLIDIDRTLDGEKLILYVLGDRGNDTTKLALMAATKGFGVIEVQPVSAEGPIPLQSGGGCGNCKKH; this comes from the coding sequence ATGCCCGACCAAGTTCTCATCCGTTACGGCAAGGTTCCCGAGGTCGCGAAGTTCGCGGTGCCTGCGGGATTGGCGTTTGAACGCGATGAGGCTCTGGTCGTTCGCGGGCCGACCGGTGCAGTGCTGGGTGAACCGCTTGAACCTCGGGCAGCCGGGACTGACGAAGAAGAAGTCGACGAGAAATCCTTTCACGTGTTACGTCTCGCCGACGAAACCGATCGCGAACGGGCCACAGCGCTACGAATGCAGTGTGAAGCCGAGTTCGTTGATTGGCTGCAGCGGATCGAGGATTGGAACCTCGAACTCGATTTGATCGATATCGATCGCACGCTCGACGGCGAGAAGCTGATCCTGTACGTGCTCGGTGATCGCGGCAACGACACGACGAAACTGGCTCTCATGGCCGCCACCAAGGGATTCGGCGTGATCGAAGTGCAACCCGTCTCAGCCGAGGGCCCGATTCCGCTACAATCCGGCGGCGGCTGCGGCAATTGCAAGAAGCATTGA
- a CDS encoding homoserine dehydrogenase: protein MKPLQLALIGLGTVGTGVAKILTEHAERTSRRAGRPIEIRHAVVKNPDKPREIELPAGVVHTDVDKAINDPEVDVVVELIGGISPAREIVLNALKAGKSVVTANKALMCEYGDELFPVAREHGCTIGFEAAVAGGVPIVSGIGQALSGNQVTSIEAILNGTSNFILTRMLDADISYEEAVSEAQALGYAEADPAMDVDGTDAAQKLSLLMLLAGGTRIRPADFTRQGIDRLDLADLQYADELGYAVKLLAIAKLIDDRLEMHVQPTLVKYGRPLSAVDGPQNMIVVEADAVGKVWFAGPGAGMMPTASAVMADIIDAATGRAAETFRTLDLFGEGEPRELVPPSDVRMRYYFRFHVEDRPHVLADIADILGRNKISLASVMQHEAPEVEEGEIDSPFVVPLVVMTHHATEGQVGSAEKELMKLAALRNPWVRMAVAD from the coding sequence ATGAAACCGCTGCAGCTTGCCCTGATCGGCCTCGGCACCGTCGGAACCGGTGTCGCCAAAATTCTGACCGAGCACGCGGAACGAACCTCTCGTCGTGCGGGGCGGCCGATCGAAATCCGACATGCCGTCGTGAAGAATCCCGACAAGCCGCGAGAAATCGAGCTCCCCGCCGGCGTCGTTCACACGGATGTCGATAAGGCGATCAACGACCCGGAAGTCGATGTCGTGGTCGAACTCATCGGCGGCATCTCGCCCGCGCGAGAGATCGTGCTCAATGCTCTGAAAGCCGGCAAAAGTGTTGTCACCGCGAACAAGGCGTTGATGTGCGAGTACGGGGATGAACTCTTCCCCGTCGCTCGCGAGCACGGCTGCACGATCGGGTTCGAAGCCGCCGTCGCCGGCGGAGTGCCGATTGTCTCCGGCATCGGACAGGCTCTCAGCGGTAATCAAGTGACGTCGATCGAGGCGATCCTCAACGGGACGAGCAATTTTATCCTCACGCGGATGCTCGACGCCGACATTTCGTACGAGGAAGCGGTTTCTGAAGCACAGGCGTTGGGCTACGCGGAGGCCGATCCGGCGATGGACGTCGATGGGACCGACGCGGCCCAAAAGCTGTCGCTGCTGATGCTGCTCGCCGGTGGCACACGCATTCGCCCCGCCGATTTCACCCGGCAGGGGATCGACCGGCTCGACCTTGCCGACCTGCAATACGCGGATGAACTCGGCTACGCGGTGAAGCTGCTGGCCATCGCGAAGCTGATCGACGATCGCCTCGAGATGCATGTGCAGCCGACGCTCGTAAAGTACGGACGCCCCCTCTCGGCCGTCGACGGACCGCAAAATATGATCGTCGTTGAGGCCGACGCCGTTGGGAAAGTGTGGTTCGCCGGACCCGGTGCCGGGATGATGCCCACGGCCTCGGCCGTAATGGCCGACATCATCGACGCCGCGACCGGGCGAGCCGCCGAGACATTCCGCACGCTCGATTTGTTCGGCGAAGGCGAGCCGCGCGAGTTGGTGCCTCCGTCCGATGTCCGCATGAGGTACTATTTCCGCTTCCATGTCGAAGATCGGCCGCACGTGCTGGCCGATATCGCCGACATCCTGGGCCGCAACAAGATTAGTCTCGCTTCGGTCATGCAGCACGAGGCCCCTGAGGTCGAGGAGGGCGAGATCGACTCACCGTTCGTGGTGCCGCTCGTCGTGATGACTCATCACGCCACCGAGGGACAGGTCGGGTCGGCTGAAAAGGAATTGATGAAGCTGGCTGCCCTACGCAATCCATGGGTCCGCATGGCCGTCGCGGATTAA
- a CDS encoding menaquinone biosynthetic enzyme MqnA/MqnD family protein translates to MKSSNRPHRRIAAVSYLNSKPLIAGLSAALAPDKFSVDVPSRLADDLVRSNLDVALVPTVEVLRHPGHEIISDACVSARGPVRSVKLYCRVSPGEVKSLALDEGSRTSATLTRLILLEKYGVRPTAEPLPLSHSTADTTADAVLLIGDRAMFPPEEHFHTVWDLGQHWYDWTGLPFVFAVWAARSGVMTEDIDRKLREARDRGVEAIDEISAREAPLLGLSVDSAIDYLRHNLHFTLGDAERAGLKLFRQLCTDAGLLPQGEDIVFRHHDHSRQSDRRRAALTG, encoded by the coding sequence ATGAAAAGCTCCAATCGACCGCATCGCCGTATTGCCGCGGTCTCATACCTGAACTCAAAGCCTTTGATTGCAGGGCTTTCGGCTGCGCTCGCCCCGGACAAGTTTTCGGTCGACGTGCCCAGTCGGCTCGCCGACGATCTCGTCCGGTCGAATCTCGACGTCGCCCTCGTCCCCACGGTCGAAGTGCTCAGGCATCCGGGGCATGAGATCATCTCCGATGCGTGCGTCTCTGCTCGTGGGCCGGTCCGCAGCGTGAAACTGTATTGCCGGGTTTCGCCGGGCGAAGTGAAATCCCTCGCGCTCGACGAAGGCTCCCGCACCAGTGCGACCCTCACCCGGCTGATTCTGCTCGAGAAGTACGGCGTTAGGCCGACCGCCGAACCGCTGCCTTTGTCGCATTCGACCGCAGACACCACTGCGGACGCGGTCTTACTGATCGGCGACCGGGCTATGTTTCCGCCCGAAGAACATTTCCATACCGTGTGGGACCTCGGCCAACACTGGTACGACTGGACGGGGCTGCCGTTCGTGTTCGCCGTGTGGGCGGCACGTTCGGGCGTCATGACCGAGGATATCGACCGCAAGCTCCGTGAGGCGCGAGACCGCGGGGTCGAGGCGATCGATGAGATCTCCGCCCGAGAGGCGCCGCTTTTGGGACTGAGCGTCGACTCGGCGATCGACTATCTCCGGCACAATCTGCACTTCACGCTCGGCGATGCCGAACGGGCCGGGCTGAAACTCTTCCGACAACTTTGCACCGACGCGGGACTGCTCCCCCAAGGAGAAGACATTGTCTTCCGACATCACGACCATTCTCGACAAAGCGATCGCCGGCGAGCGGCTCTCACCGGCTGA
- the mqnC gene encoding cyclic dehypoxanthinyl futalosine synthase gives MSSDITTILDKAIAGERLSPADGLALLQSHDLTAIGAAADAVCKQKHPEPYRTYNIDRNINYSNVCAAVCDFCAFYRPVGHEDAYVLSDEVLYKKIQETLDLGGDQILLQGGLHPKLPLEWYEDLLRGMKENFPTLNVHGFSPPELWHFSKMSKLPLREVLQRLKDAGLGSVPGGGGEILVDRVRKQITRGKVLSDGWLEVNRVWHEIGGHSTCTMMFGHVETLEERIEHMGRLRDLQDETGGFTAFICWTHQPPEDAPWFNADAKNGRKGGVDMSQLPSAGAFEYLKTQAISRLYLDNIPNIQSSWVTQGDKIGQVALYFGANDMGSLMIEENVVSQAGTVYHLSVESIRRCIGEAGYEPRQRNVFYDLIDGDGRSDSKFSATEPQHPSEPALPVLS, from the coding sequence TTGTCTTCCGACATCACGACCATTCTCGACAAAGCGATCGCCGGCGAGCGGCTCTCACCGGCTGACGGCCTCGCGCTGCTTCAATCGCACGACCTGACCGCGATCGGCGCGGCGGCGGACGCGGTCTGCAAGCAGAAGCACCCGGAGCCCTACCGCACCTACAACATCGACCGGAACATCAACTACTCGAACGTCTGCGCAGCGGTCTGCGACTTCTGCGCGTTCTACCGACCGGTCGGGCATGAGGATGCGTATGTGCTGTCCGATGAGGTGCTCTACAAGAAGATTCAGGAAACCCTCGACCTCGGCGGAGATCAGATTCTCCTCCAAGGCGGCCTGCATCCGAAATTGCCGCTGGAGTGGTACGAAGACCTGCTCCGCGGGATGAAGGAAAACTTCCCGACACTCAACGTCCACGGTTTCAGTCCGCCGGAACTGTGGCACTTCAGCAAGATGTCGAAGCTCCCGCTGCGGGAAGTCTTGCAGCGACTCAAAGATGCGGGCCTCGGCAGCGTGCCGGGCGGAGGAGGCGAGATTCTGGTCGATCGCGTTCGCAAGCAAATTACGCGCGGCAAGGTACTCAGCGACGGCTGGCTGGAAGTGAATCGCGTCTGGCACGAGATCGGCGGCCATAGCACTTGCACGATGATGTTCGGCCACGTCGAAACGCTTGAGGAGCGGATCGAGCACATGGGTCGCCTCCGTGACCTGCAGGATGAGACCGGCGGGTTCACCGCCTTCATCTGCTGGACGCATCAGCCGCCCGAGGATGCCCCGTGGTTCAATGCCGATGCCAAGAACGGCCGTAAAGGGGGCGTCGACATGTCGCAACTTCCTTCCGCTGGAGCGTTCGAGTACCTCAAGACGCAGGCGATCAGTCGGCTGTATCTCGACAACATCCCCAACATCCAGTCGTCCTGGGTCACGCAGGGAGACAAGATCGGGCAAGTCGCCCTGTACTTCGGGGCGAACGACATGGGCAGCCTGATGATCGAAGAGAACGTCGTCTCGCAGGCAGGCACGGTCTACCACCTCTCGGTCGAGAGCATCCGCCGCTGCATCGGTGAAGCGGGCTACGAACCCCGACAGCGGAACGTTTTTTATGATTTGATCGACGGCGACGGTCGTAGCGATTCGAAATTTTCAGCCACCGAACCGCAGCATCCCTCCGAACCGGCTTTGCCGGTGCTGTCCTGA
- a CDS encoding ATP-binding cassette domain-containing protein translates to MIRVQDLRKDFDDLKRGQVTALDGVSFEVRPGEVYGLLGPNGAGKTTCLRILSTVLQSTGGFAEVAGHDVSRFPAKVRASIGFMSNNTGIYDRMTARELVEHYGRLYGLGEDRLKERIDEVFETLQMHEIADMLGSKMSTGNRQKVSIARTIIHDPPVLIFDEPTSGLDVLVARAVLDAVRKLRDSGKCIIYSTHIMREVEKLCDRIAIIHRGRILAAGSVDELEREHDEPDMEELFFDLISEYEKSRSETSPV, encoded by the coding sequence ATGATCCGCGTTCAGGACTTGCGAAAGGATTTCGACGACCTGAAGCGTGGTCAGGTGACGGCGCTGGACGGGGTCAGTTTCGAAGTTCGCCCCGGCGAGGTTTATGGCTTGCTCGGCCCGAACGGTGCCGGCAAGACGACCTGCCTGCGAATCCTGAGCACTGTGCTGCAATCGACGGGCGGTTTCGCCGAAGTCGCCGGGCATGACGTGAGTCGTTTCCCGGCAAAAGTCCGGGCGAGCATCGGCTTCATGTCGAACAACACCGGCATCTACGATCGCATGACCGCCCGCGAACTCGTTGAGCATTACGGCCGACTCTACGGCCTCGGCGAAGACCGCCTAAAAGAACGGATCGACGAGGTCTTCGAGACCCTTCAGATGCACGAGATCGCCGATATGCTGGGGTCGAAAATGTCGACCGGCAATCGGCAGAAAGTCTCGATCGCCCGCACGATCATTCACGACCCGCCGGTGCTGATCTTCGACGAACCGACGAGCGGACTCGATGTGCTGGTGGCCCGGGCAGTACTCGACGCCGTCCGGAAACTGCGTGACAGCGGCAAGTGCATCATCTATTCCACGCACATCATGCGGGAAGTCGAAAAGCTCTGCGACCGCATCGCGATCATCCACCGCGGACGAATCCTCGCGGCGGGCTCCGTCGATGAATTGGAGCGCGAGCATGACGAACCGGACATGGAAGAGCTGTTCTTCGATCTGATTTCCGAGTACGAAAAATCACGAAGCGAAACATCGCCCGTTTAG